A region from the Agarivorans sp. Alg241-V36 genome encodes:
- the uvrC gene encoding excinuclease ABC subunit UvrC, which yields MLEDSTPFDSKKFLSQVTEASGIYMMYNAANEVIYVGKAKSLKKRLSSYFRKNVDSNKTRALVSNIAKVEVTVTHTETEALILEHNLIKKHLPKYNVLLRDDKSYPYILLSKHKHPRISMHRGAKRNKGDYFGPYPNGNAVRESLHLMQKLFPIRQCSDSEYANRQRPCLQYQLKRCSGPCVNLISDEDYKQQVDLASMFLKGKSQQVINQLAEKMTTASDNLNFEAAAGFRDQIQALRKVQEQQFVSGNTEHSDVLGFAFRNGIAVIHLLLIRDGQVLGSRSYYPKVPKQADLPEVLRSFVMQYYLSEQRKGNQPNEVLLPDIEGDWPEIEAAIESELDCKVKLLQPKRGEKLRFVALANTNAENALLTKLNQEATIHHRVTELEALLKQDKPIKRMECFDISHTQGERTVASCVVFDRQGPNKAEYRRFNIEGITGGDDYAAMAQALTRRYKKAQLAEKIPDVLFIDGGKGQLSAAFSSIEPLNLSPMPLLVGVAKGTTRKPGLETLLIGKAMTEIHLPSDSPALHLIQHIRDESHRFAITGHRNRRDKARKTSVLEDIDGVGAKRRQALLTHLGGMQQLKSASVDEIKKVPGISPSLAQKIYDSLHH from the coding sequence TTGCTCGAAGATAGCACTCCATTCGATAGTAAAAAGTTCCTAAGCCAGGTAACAGAAGCTAGCGGCATATACATGATGTATAACGCCGCTAATGAAGTGATCTATGTAGGCAAAGCTAAATCACTTAAAAAGCGTTTAAGCAGTTATTTTCGTAAAAACGTAGATAGCAACAAAACCCGCGCGCTGGTTTCAAACATCGCCAAGGTAGAAGTCACGGTAACCCATACCGAAACCGAAGCGCTGATTCTTGAACACAACCTAATCAAAAAACACCTACCAAAATACAATGTATTGCTGCGTGACGATAAGTCTTATCCCTACATTTTACTCAGTAAACACAAGCACCCCCGGATATCGATGCACCGTGGTGCTAAACGCAACAAAGGTGATTATTTTGGCCCTTACCCTAATGGCAATGCGGTAAGAGAAAGTCTGCATTTGATGCAGAAACTGTTTCCTATTCGCCAGTGCAGCGATAGTGAATATGCCAATCGGCAACGACCATGTTTACAGTATCAACTAAAGCGCTGCTCAGGACCCTGTGTGAATTTAATTAGCGATGAGGACTATAAGCAGCAAGTAGACCTCGCCAGCATGTTCCTAAAGGGCAAAAGCCAGCAGGTTATTAACCAACTGGCTGAGAAGATGACTACCGCCAGCGATAATCTAAACTTTGAAGCTGCTGCCGGTTTTAGAGATCAAATTCAAGCTTTACGTAAAGTACAAGAACAACAGTTTGTAAGTGGTAATACCGAACATAGCGATGTGCTTGGGTTTGCCTTTAGAAATGGCATTGCGGTTATTCACTTATTGTTAATTCGCGATGGTCAAGTATTAGGTAGCCGTTCTTATTATCCTAAGGTGCCTAAACAAGCAGACTTGCCGGAAGTATTACGCAGCTTTGTTATGCAGTATTACTTGTCGGAGCAACGTAAAGGCAATCAACCAAATGAAGTGTTGCTGCCTGACATCGAAGGCGACTGGCCAGAAATAGAAGCCGCTATCGAGAGCGAACTCGATTGTAAAGTTAAGCTGTTACAGCCTAAGCGTGGTGAGAAACTACGTTTTGTGGCACTTGCTAACACTAACGCTGAAAATGCGCTGTTAACTAAACTTAATCAAGAAGCCACTATTCATCATCGGGTAACCGAACTAGAAGCTTTGCTAAAGCAAGACAAGCCAATTAAACGCATGGAGTGTTTTGACATCAGCCACACCCAAGGTGAAAGAACTGTAGCGTCTTGTGTGGTGTTTGACAGGCAAGGGCCCAATAAAGCTGAGTATCGCCGTTTTAATATTGAAGGTATTACTGGCGGCGATGATTACGCCGCAATGGCGCAAGCTTTAACCCGGCGCTATAAAAAAGCTCAACTGGCAGAAAAAATCCCAGACGTACTGTTTATCGACGGTGGTAAGGGGCAATTGTCCGCGGCTTTTTCTAGCATAGAGCCGCTTAACCTTTCGCCAATGCCGCTGTTGGTTGGGGTCGCTAAAGGTACAACCCGTAAGCCAGGTTTAGAAACTCTGCTTATCGGTAAAGCAATGACAGAGATACACTTGCCCAGTGATTCCCCAGCATTACACTTAATCCAACACATTCGCGACGAAAGTCACCGCTTTGCCATTACCGGTCATCGTAATCGACGAGACAAGGCGCGTAAGACCAGCGTACTGGAAGACATTGATGGAGTAGGGGCAAAGCGTAGGCAAGCTCTACTCACCCATTTAGGGGGAATGCAGCAACTTAAAAGTGCCAGTGTAGACGAAATCAAAAAAGTTCCCGGAATTAGCCCTTCTTTGGCGCAAAAAATTTATGATTCGTTGCATCACTAG